From one Plantibacter flavus genomic stretch:
- a CDS encoding acyltransferase, with protein sequence MPKTLRRILLHLRKLSVNASGLVRAGILLWIRAGASPRLAIFEGRAPVLVIPGTFRAGVRLKLRSTTQRSSISTGPGGSLVLGDRVFINQGSCIHAEQSIVIGDRVSIGDGARIYDTNFHPVRPGQSVKVEPVVIEDDVWLAAGVTVLAGVTIGRGSVIGTGAIVTRSVAPGSLVVGPAASTVERFPIPSAFRRTP encoded by the coding sequence GTGCCGAAAACGCTGCGCCGAATCCTCCTGCATCTCCGCAAACTGTCCGTGAACGCCTCGGGCCTGGTCCGCGCCGGCATCCTGCTGTGGATCCGCGCCGGTGCGAGTCCGCGCCTCGCGATCTTCGAAGGGCGCGCGCCCGTCCTCGTGATCCCCGGAACCTTTCGTGCGGGCGTGCGCCTCAAGCTCCGTTCGACCACGCAGCGCTCGTCGATATCCACCGGCCCAGGCGGCTCGCTCGTCCTCGGCGACCGGGTCTTCATCAACCAGGGGTCGTGCATCCACGCCGAGCAGTCGATCGTGATCGGCGACCGCGTGTCGATCGGAGACGGCGCGCGGATCTACGACACGAACTTCCATCCGGTGCGGCCCGGGCAGTCCGTCAAGGTCGAGCCGGTGGTCATCGAGGACGACGTCTGGTTGGCTGCCGGGGTCACCGTGTTGGCGGGTGTGACGATCGGACGGGGGTCCGTGATCGGGACCGGAGCCATCGTCACTCGATCCGTCGCTCCGGGCTCCCTCGTCGTCGGTCCCGCCGCATCGACCGTCGAACGGTTCCCGATCCCGTCAGCATTCCGACGGACACCGTGA
- a CDS encoding glycosyltransferase family 4 protein translates to MTTVLHVTDCYAGGIPVAIEAYVRNSPPGVEHHLLAQIPDGAPVDDTLSDCFTSVTALGRRPLAAVRAIRRVRRRTAADIVHAHSSFAGAYARVALRSSPRTRIVYTPHCYAFERADLSVWSRRTFRAVEWLLSFNVETIAACSEGEAAAAERRGPLRPRVVHVPNVVAVPLCDARRDGLERHRPLLVASLGRIAPQKDPMRFADAAASIRAGGIEVVPVWMGGGADDDVTRLEASGVHVTGWIPHAEVGRRLAQSDVYLHTAAWEGFPLAVLEAVQAGVPTLVRPIAAFGTLPDALTLDGGLEALIASRLAGPRAFAAWAEANVARWSDRLRGHTPAHQRTAIAEAYRIPQVT, encoded by the coding sequence ATGACGACCGTGCTCCACGTCACCGACTGCTATGCGGGTGGCATCCCCGTGGCGATCGAGGCGTACGTGCGGAATTCACCGCCGGGTGTCGAACACCACCTGCTCGCGCAGATCCCGGACGGTGCCCCCGTCGACGACACGCTGTCCGACTGCTTCACGTCCGTGACTGCCCTCGGACGGCGACCGCTCGCTGCCGTGCGAGCGATCCGCCGTGTGCGCCGTCGGACCGCGGCCGACATCGTGCACGCCCACTCGAGCTTCGCCGGCGCGTACGCCCGCGTGGCCCTGCGCAGTTCGCCGCGGACCCGCATCGTCTACACCCCGCACTGCTACGCGTTCGAGCGCGCCGACCTCTCGGTCTGGAGCCGCCGTACCTTCCGGGCCGTGGAGTGGCTGCTCTCGTTCAACGTCGAGACCATCGCCGCCTGTTCCGAGGGCGAGGCCGCAGCTGCGGAACGGCGCGGGCCCCTCCGACCGCGCGTGGTCCACGTGCCGAACGTGGTCGCGGTTCCGCTGTGCGATGCCCGCCGAGACGGCCTGGAGCGGCACCGGCCGCTGCTGGTCGCGAGCCTCGGGCGGATCGCTCCGCAGAAGGACCCGATGCGGTTCGCCGACGCCGCGGCGTCGATCCGTGCGGGAGGGATCGAGGTGGTCCCGGTCTGGATGGGTGGTGGCGCGGACGACGACGTCACCCGGTTGGAGGCCTCCGGTGTACACGTCACCGGGTGGATTCCGCACGCCGAGGTGGGCAGGCGGCTCGCGCAGAGCGACGTCTACCTCCATACCGCCGCCTGGGAGGGGTTCCCGCTCGCCGTCCTGGAGGCGGTGCAGGCTGGTGTCCCGACGCTCGTCCGCCCGATCGCCGCGTTCGGGACGCTCCCGGACGCCCTCACGCTCGACGGTGGTCTCGAGGCGCTCATCGCCAGCAGGCTGGCCGGGCCCCGGGCCTTCGCCGCGTGGGCCGAGGCGAACGTCGCCCGCTGGTCGGACCGCCTCCGGGGCCACACGCCCGCCCACCAGCGGACGGCGATCGCCGAGGCCTACCGGATACCGCAGGTGACCTGA
- a CDS encoding glycosyltransferase, with protein MYTIVIPCRDGAATLNAQLNALLKQDASIDLEVLVADNGSTDGTADLIRSVARNDDRVRLIDASARTGINHARNRGVEAGRGDRILLCDADDIVHEGWLAAHHAAFEAGAECVGGGLDRTLPDGTVIMRQRELLFVGWDLASPFGANCGFTREVYERIGGFDETFRDGGDDTDFFWRAALTGATTVLVPDAVVTYALRADLRQVIRQHINYGRGVTHLYVRHRSSGMPRSSPVRAVLSVTACLLIIVTSGHRSLRRRFAVERLAGRIGRLRESVRRGTCYL; from the coding sequence GTGTACACGATCGTCATCCCCTGCCGTGACGGGGCAGCGACACTGAACGCGCAGCTGAACGCCCTCTTGAAGCAGGATGCCTCGATCGACCTCGAGGTGCTCGTCGCGGACAACGGCTCCACCGACGGGACCGCCGACCTCATCCGTTCCGTCGCCCGCAACGACGACCGTGTGCGTCTCATCGACGCCTCCGCGCGGACCGGCATCAACCACGCTCGAAACCGAGGGGTCGAAGCAGGACGGGGTGACCGGATCCTGCTGTGCGACGCCGACGACATCGTCCACGAGGGCTGGCTGGCAGCACACCATGCCGCGTTCGAAGCCGGCGCCGAGTGCGTCGGTGGCGGGCTGGATCGCACCCTGCCAGACGGCACCGTCATCATGCGGCAGCGAGAGCTCCTGTTCGTCGGCTGGGATCTCGCGAGCCCGTTCGGTGCGAACTGCGGGTTCACGAGGGAGGTGTACGAACGTATCGGCGGGTTCGACGAGACGTTCCGCGACGGCGGTGACGACACGGACTTCTTCTGGCGAGCCGCGCTCACCGGAGCCACGACGGTACTCGTGCCCGACGCTGTCGTGACGTACGCACTCCGCGCCGATCTCCGACAGGTGATACGGCAGCACATCAACTACGGCCGCGGGGTCACCCATCTGTATGTCCGGCACCGCTCGTCGGGGATGCCGCGATCATCGCCGGTCCGTGCGGTCCTCTCGGTCACGGCGTGCCTGTTGATCATCGTCACGAGCGGTCACCGGTCGCTCCGCAGACGGTTCGCCGTCGAACGGTTGGCTGGCAGGATCGGACGCCTCCGGGAGAGCGTGCGCCGAGGCACGTGCTATCTGTGA